A genomic segment from Mucilaginibacter terrenus encodes:
- a CDS encoding cytochrome c oxidase subunit II, which translates to MGFKSLISSKKMLSLLAAFMLLGTNLLMAQDATKDPGATTLKGDAAPSVWLGPGYYVLLFIVVCFVIGIVGKILRVYDLTQQIQNKKPINWNNVMGIFCLVFLIAGLYGAYWSLTVQGSQILPESASAHGVKIDQMFWTTTGITLVVFFVTQILLFTFLFRYRYSEKRRGHYLPHNNTIEKIWTIAPAIVLTVLVIFGFFTWQQIMNTVDAKGEQASINIDITGHQFAWELRYPGNDGRLGRTDYKLVSGTNKVGVDFKDRYSMDDLQADTMYMPVRKSIKLNIHAQDVIHSVYIPHMRVQLNAVPGLPTYFKFTPTITTAEMQRKLGDPAFEYDVRCNKICGGAHYNMKKIVRVVTEAEYQAWLAQQKPYLTDQIKKDLKFAEVKPVAQKNRLALNN; encoded by the coding sequence ATGGGATTCAAAAGTTTAATAAGTTCTAAAAAAATGCTTTCGCTGTTAGCTGCGTTTATGCTGTTGGGCACAAACCTGCTGATGGCTCAGGACGCAACCAAAGATCCGGGCGCTACCACTCTCAAGGGAGATGCTGCACCAAGTGTTTGGCTAGGCCCGGGCTACTACGTATTGCTGTTTATTGTAGTATGTTTTGTAATAGGCATTGTAGGTAAAATATTGCGTGTTTATGATCTTACCCAACAGATCCAGAATAAAAAGCCAATTAACTGGAATAATGTAATGGGTATTTTTTGCCTGGTATTCCTTATAGCTGGTTTATACGGCGCATATTGGTCTCTTACTGTACAGGGTAGCCAAATATTACCAGAATCAGCATCAGCACATGGCGTTAAAATAGATCAGATGTTCTGGACTACTACTGGTATTACACTGGTTGTTTTCTTTGTAACTCAGATATTGCTGTTTACTTTCTTATTCCGTTACCGCTACTCAGAGAAGCGTCGCGGCCATTACCTTCCGCACAACAATACCATAGAAAAGATATGGACCATTGCACCTGCAATTGTGCTTACCGTGTTGGTTATCTTCGGTTTCTTCACATGGCAGCAGATCATGAACACTGTTGATGCTAAAGGTGAGCAAGCTTCTATCAATATTGATATCACCGGTCACCAGTTTGCCTGGGAACTACGTTACCCAGGTAATGACGGACGATTAGGCAGAACTGATTACAAATTGGTAAGCGGTACGAATAAAGTTGGTGTTGATTTCAAAGACAGATATAGCATGGACGATTTACAGGCTGATACTATGTATATGCCGGTACGTAAATCTATAAAACTAAATATTCACGCACAGGATGTTATCCACAGCGTTTATATACCGCACATGCGTGTTCAGCTAAATGCTGTACCGGGCTTGCCAACCTACTTCAAATTTACACCAACTATTACAACGGCAGAAATGCAGCGTAAACTTGGTGACCCTGCCTTTGAATATGATGTGCGTTGCAATAAGATTTGCGGTGGTGCACATTATAACATGAAAAAGATAGTTCGTGTGGTAACCGAGGCTGAATACCAGGCATGGTTGGCTCAACAAAAGCCTTACCTTACCGATCAGATCAAAAAAGATCTGAAATTTGCTGAGGTAAAGCCGGTAGCACAAAAAAACAGGTTAGCGTTAAACAATTAA
- a CDS encoding COX15/CtaA family protein, which translates to MSSNASGSKFLNINLATIILLFILILAGGVVRSTGSGMGCPDWPKCFGQYIPPTDISELPANYKEVYANGRMAKNQKFAKMLDVFGYSQLAMRIRNDKSILVPEEFNSARTWTEYINRLIGAISGIFLLLTAVYSFRYWKSSKFIVILSILNLILVGFQAWLGSIVVSTNLVAWIVTVHMLLALAILAICIATYHMAKTNGRYKLTVKPLLAVVTLIVLALSILQITFGTEVREKIDAVASHLEGSYRDSWTSRAGEIFNQHRDMALVVLALNIVLYALVRRNFSRHSIQQQLMSFTFLMIMLQIVTGILLSYWSLPPFAQAAHIVLASLVFGAQFYLLLNLFSSVNNIQEARR; encoded by the coding sequence ATGAGCAGTAACGCATCCGGTAGTAAGTTTCTAAACATAAATCTCGCAACAATAATCCTGCTGTTTATACTGATATTAGCAGGAGGCGTGGTGCGCAGTACTGGTTCGGGAATGGGATGTCCTGACTGGCCTAAATGCTTTGGGCAATATATACCCCCGACAGACATTTCTGAACTGCCTGCCAACTACAAAGAAGTATATGCAAACGGACGCATGGCTAAAAATCAGAAGTTCGCTAAAATGCTTGATGTTTTTGGATACAGCCAATTGGCTATGCGTATTCGCAACGATAAATCTATACTTGTCCCGGAAGAGTTTAACAGCGCACGTACCTGGACAGAGTATATCAATCGGTTGATAGGCGCAATATCAGGTATATTTTTGTTGTTAACTGCGGTTTACTCTTTCCGTTACTGGAAGAGCAGCAAGTTCATCGTTATATTAAGTATACTCAACCTTATACTGGTAGGCTTTCAGGCATGGTTAGGTTCTATCGTGGTGTCAACAAACCTGGTAGCCTGGATAGTAACCGTACACATGTTATTGGCCCTGGCCATATTGGCTATATGCATAGCAACATACCATATGGCCAAAACAAACGGAAGGTATAAACTTACCGTTAAGCCACTGCTGGCGGTAGTTACGTTAATAGTACTAGCATTAAGCATTTTGCAGATAACTTTTGGCACTGAGGTGCGTGAGAAAATAGACGCTGTAGCCAGCCACCTCGAAGGTAGCTACCGCGACAGCTGGACCTCGCGCGCCGGCGAGATCTTCAATCAGCACCGCGATATGGCGTTGGTTGTACTGGCACTTAACATTGTGTTGTACGCGCTGGTTCGGCGCAACTTTAGCAGGCACTCTATACAGCAGCAACTCATGAGCTTTACGTTCCTGATGATTATGCTGCAAATTGTAACTGGCATACTGCTTTCATACTGGTCGTTGCCTCCATTTGCGCAGGCTGCGCACATTGTACTGGCTAGCTTGGTTTTTGGCGCGCAGTTTTACTTATTGTTAAACTTGTTTAGTTCGGTGAACAATATACAGGAGGCGCGCAGATGA
- a CDS encoding cytochrome c oxidase subunit 3, whose protein sequence is MSAQVSPIDEVKTTPWSGGSSPFKVEYGKMMMWFFLLSDAFTFSSLLISYGALRFSSNSWPAADLIFQSVPGMLDSGAPLVFVGLMTFILIMSSVTMVLAVEAGHRMAKKEVTMWMIWTIIGGFTFLGCQALEWTHLHHEGFWWGTIPHELKEYFREGAALSPTYTQQFANLFFTITGFHGFHVFSGVIINIIILVNVIAGTYEKRGSYLMIEKVGLYWHFVDLVWVFVFTFFYLV, encoded by the coding sequence ATGAGTGCACAAGTATCACCTATTGATGAAGTAAAAACCACGCCGTGGTCTGGCGGCAGCTCGCCGTTCAAAGTGGAGTATGGCAAAATGATGATGTGGTTTTTCCTCCTGTCGGATGCGTTTACCTTCTCTTCGTTACTAATCTCTTACGGCGCGTTACGTTTCAGCTCTAACAGCTGGCCTGCTGCCGATCTTATATTTCAGTCGGTTCCGGGTATGCTGGATAGCGGAGCACCTTTGGTGTTCGTAGGCTTAATGACCTTTATCCTTATCATGAGCTCGGTTACCATGGTACTTGCCGTTGAGGCTGGTCACCGTATGGCAAAGAAAGAAGTTACCATGTGGATGATCTGGACCATTATAGGTGGTTTTACCTTTTTAGGTTGCCAGGCATTGGAGTGGACACACTTACATCACGAAGGTTTTTGGTGGGGCACAATCCCGCACGAATTAAAAGAGTACTTTAGAGAAGGTGCTGCATTGTCTCCAACATATACGCAGCAGTTTGCCAACCTGTTCTTTACAATTACTGGTTTCCATGGTTTCCACGTGTTTAGCGGCGTTATTATCAACATCATCATTCTGGTGAATGTTATTGCTGGTACTTACGAGAAACGCGGAAGCTACCTGATGATAGAGAAAGTGGGCCTTTACTGGCACTTTGTAGACCTTGTGTGGGTGTTCGTATTTACCTTCTTTTACTTAGTTTAA
- a CDS encoding DUF420 domain-containing protein, producing the protein MTDKFIFRFVAVVTVFVILVVIVLNRHLIPGPETPPAFTPYLPMLNAILNGTCSILLVTSLYYIMHGNVKVHKRLNITTFILSSLFLVSYILFHYLMRRDTLYGDANGDGVLSAEERTAIGGLRTLYLSILTPHIILAAGVLPLVLLSFNYGLKMQVEKHKKLVRWTFPIWLFVTVSGVVVYLMISPYYHF; encoded by the coding sequence ATGACTGATAAATTCATCTTTCGTTTTGTAGCTGTCGTTACTGTTTTTGTGATCCTGGTGGTTATTGTACTTAACCGGCATTTGATACCCGGCCCGGAAACCCCACCTGCTTTTACACCTTACCTGCCCATGCTTAATGCCATACTTAATGGTACCTGCAGCATATTACTTGTTACTTCGTTATATTACATAATGCACGGTAATGTAAAGGTTCATAAAAGGCTAAATATTACAACGTTCATACTTTCGTCGCTATTTCTTGTATCATACATCTTGTTTCATTATTTAATGAGGAGAGACACCCTTTACGGTGATGCTAACGGAGATGGTGTTTTATCAGCTGAAGAACGTACTGCTATAGGTGGCTTGCGTACACTTTACCTCAGCATACTTACGCCTCATATTATACTGGCAGCAGGAGTATTGCCGTTGGTACTGCTAAGTTTTAACTACGGGCTTAAAATGCAGGTAGAAAAACATAAGAAACTGGTAAGATGGACGTTTCCAATATGGTTATTCGTTACAGTTTCAGGAGTAGTTGTATATTTGATGATCTCTCCTTATTACCACTTTTAA
- a CDS encoding quinol:cytochrome C oxidoreductase, producing MAHHNTIEEKFEFGGTAKTWSLVAIVIGVICIAAGFIMGGEHVQTTYSNLLLMSYYFVCVCTCGVFFMAYQYVAQAGWSASVIRVPQAFAKVLPIASVILIIVVTLGLINTHEVVEHGKKEMVPYLYAHWATHGLTDPASENYDPIIAGKAPFLNIPFFFGMLVVLLAAYSYFGWALTKASNDEDSEGGMRNYDKSFKLSCIFLVIFGFTFPIFAFGTIMSLEAHWFSTMFGWYNLAAMHVVGLAIMALTIVLLQKKGHFTWVTENHLHDFGKLIFGFSIFWTYVWFAQFFLTWYANMPEESVYFYKRWEPEYKWWFWLNIVLNFLAPLLLLMSRDAKRLMNRMVLTCIVLIIGHWLDYYLMVMPGTVEEGTMNIGKSIVEELGTFIGFAGLFTFCMLTALSKFSSLVPKKHPFLQESLHHHI from the coding sequence ATGGCTCATCATAATACAATAGAAGAAAAATTTGAATTTGGCGGTACAGCCAAAACGTGGAGTTTGGTTGCCATTGTAATTGGTGTTATATGTATTGCGGCCGGCTTTATCATGGGCGGCGAGCATGTGCAAACCACTTATAGCAACCTGCTGCTGATGTCATACTACTTTGTATGCGTATGTACTTGCGGCGTATTTTTTATGGCGTACCAGTATGTAGCCCAGGCAGGTTGGTCTGCATCGGTTATAAGAGTGCCCCAGGCATTTGCAAAAGTGCTGCCTATAGCTAGTGTTATATTGATCATCGTTGTTACTTTAGGTCTTATTAACACACACGAAGTTGTAGAACATGGTAAAAAGGAGATGGTTCCTTACCTGTATGCACATTGGGCTACGCACGGCTTAACCGATCCGGCGTCAGAAAACTATGATCCTATTATTGCAGGTAAAGCCCCTTTCCTTAATATACCATTCTTCTTCGGTATGCTTGTAGTGTTACTAGCTGCATACAGCTACTTCGGCTGGGCTTTAACAAAAGCATCAAATGACGAAGACTCAGAAGGTGGCATGCGCAATTATGACAAAAGCTTTAAGCTGTCATGTATATTCCTGGTTATTTTCGGTTTTACCTTCCCAATATTTGCTTTTGGTACCATTATGTCCCTTGAGGCACACTGGTTCTCAACTATGTTTGGCTGGTATAACCTTGCTGCTATGCACGTTGTAGGTTTAGCTATCATGGCGCTTACTATTGTGCTGCTACAGAAAAAGGGCCACTTTACATGGGTTACTGAAAACCATCTTCATGATTTTGGTAAACTGATATTTGGTTTTTCAATATTCTGGACTTATGTATGGTTTGCACAGTTCTTCTTAACCTGGTATGCTAACATGCCTGAGGAGTCTGTATATTTCTACAAGAGGTGGGAGCCTGAGTACAAATGGTGGTTCTGGCTTAACATTGTCCTTAACTTCCTTGCGCCTTTGCTGTTGTTAATGTCAAGAGACGCCAAGCGTTTAATGAACCGTATGGTACTTACCTGTATCGTGCTTATCATCGGCCACTGGTTAGATTATTACCTGATGGTTATGCCGGGCACTGTTGAAGAGGGTACAATGAACATTGGTAAATCAATTGTAGAAGAGTTAGGTACATTTATTGGCTTTGCCGGTTTATTTACTTTCTGCATGCTTACTGCGCTGAGCAAGTTCAGTTCCCTGGTGCCTAAAAAACATCCGTTCTTACAGGAGAGTCTGCACCATCACATATAA
- a CDS encoding cytochrome c oxidase subunit 3: MAKIEQEDKLNLAPKKFNMWIFVFTSFMFFAALTSGFIVYSGGTGHALGMKLPSAFIYSTIAIVVSSITMQLASKAARELQFAKQRLLLGITIALGVAFFVIQIYAWSYMVNQMGVYFTNPNASQSFVYVFTGMHLLHILAGILLLANTMWGSYSGIPQVKNLFRMQMSSIFWHFVDIIWIYLYVFLLLNQQ; the protein is encoded by the coding sequence ATGGCTAAGATAGAACAGGAAGATAAACTAAACCTGGCCCCAAAAAAATTCAATATGTGGATATTCGTATTCACATCATTTATGTTCTTTGCTGCTTTAACCAGTGGCTTTATTGTATACAGCGGCGGTACAGGCCATGCGCTTGGTATGAAGCTGCCTTCAGCGTTTATATACAGCACCATTGCAATCGTTGTTAGCAGTATAACCATGCAACTGGCATCCAAAGCAGCGCGCGAACTACAGTTTGCAAAACAGCGCCTGTTGTTAGGGATAACCATCGCTTTAGGTGTAGCGTTCTTCGTTATACAGATCTATGCATGGTCTTACATGGTGAACCAAATGGGTGTGTACTTTACAAACCCTAACGCGTCGCAGTCTTTTGTTTATGTATTCACCGGAATGCACCTTTTGCATATCCTGGCGGGCATTTTGTTGCTTGCCAATACCATGTGGGGAAGCTACAGCGGCATACCACAAGTTAAGAACTTATTTAGAATGCAGATGTCCTCTATTTTTTGGCATTTTGTCGATATTATATGGATTTATCTGTATGTTTTTTTACTTTTGAACCAACAATAA
- a CDS encoding c-type cytochrome: MNKIKILGTTAFVIAASIVITSCKDRRSTGWQYAPNMYEHIAYEYDQANPNFKDGKTAQVPPAGTIPIGFKRFDYPNNNAGYQLASTEVTNPLAANAQNLADGKALFTTFCSPCHGVNGQGDGTVVQHGYPAPPSYSKGQSSRGGAMKDLTDGKIYHTITYGVNAMGSYASQVAPEERWKIVMYVHQLQQQ; encoded by the coding sequence ATGAATAAAATAAAAATATTGGGTACAACGGCTTTCGTTATCGCTGCATCGATCGTTATCACGTCGTGCAAGGATAGGCGCAGCACGGGCTGGCAATACGCTCCCAATATGTACGAGCATATCGCATACGAATACGACCAGGCTAACCCAAACTTTAAGGATGGGAAAACCGCGCAGGTACCACCGGCGGGTACTATACCTATCGGCTTCAAACGTTTTGACTATCCTAATAATAACGCAGGGTATCAGTTAGCGAGCACTGAAGTAACTAATCCGCTCGCTGCAAATGCACAAAACCTTGCAGATGGAAAAGCACTGTTCACCACCTTTTGCTCTCCGTGCCATGGTGTAAACGGTCAAGGTGATGGTACAGTTGTTCAGCACGGATATCCGGCCCCGCCGTCGTACTCGAAAGGGCAATCATCACGCGGTGGCGCCATGAAAGACCTTACCGATGGAAAGATATATCATACCATTACTTACGGTGTAAATGCCATGGGCTCTTACGCATCACAGGTGGCTCCGGAAGAGCGCTGGAAGATAGTAATGTATGTTCACCAATTACAACAACAATAA
- a CDS encoding cytochrome C oxidase subunit IV family protein encodes MSAEKTEVHHEEHGEHESMTKGKIWRVFFVLLGITVVEFFIALVLVPRGVPQHIANPIYIILTLLKAFYIVAYFMHLKFEKVGLMLAIIVPILFIIGLILVLTNESHYWVDLKIFNA; translated from the coding sequence ATGTCAGCAGAAAAAACAGAAGTTCACCACGAAGAGCATGGCGAACACGAATCAATGACCAAAGGGAAGATCTGGAGAGTATTTTTTGTACTGTTGGGTATTACCGTTGTTGAGTTCTTTATAGCATTGGTGTTGGTACCAAGAGGTGTACCGCAGCACATAGCTAACCCTATTTACATTATTTTAACGCTGTTAAAAGCGTTCTACATTGTTGCTTATTTCATGCACCTTAAATTCGAGAAGGTAGGTTTAATGCTGGCCATTATTGTTCCTATCCTTTTCATCATCGGGCTTATACTGGTACTTACAAACGAAAGTCATTACTGGGTAGACCTTAAGATATTTAATGCTTAA
- the cyoE gene encoding heme o synthase, producing the protein MKWSDFSKLIKLRLTFLVTFSASISFVIGSKVNGPIDWGGRDFWTKWLMLIVGGFLVTSAANTFNEIIEKDLDRLMKRTSDRPMPAGRMTTGQGLVIGLFMALFGTYLLGKLNLTTGYLSVFSIILYAFVYTPLKRKSPIAVFVGAIPGALPPLIGYVAAHPKIDEIALILFGIQFVWQFVHFWAIAWVLDDDYKLAGFRLLPTGKRDLTSAIVTFIFAVIMFPVSLLPTIYGYGGYLVGAVSVVMSTLFLYQAYNLLKMRDIKAAQKLMFGSFYYLPVVQLMFLFDFIGKVK; encoded by the coding sequence ATGAAGTGGAGCGACTTTAGCAAACTGATAAAACTGCGGCTTACCTTTTTGGTAACCTTCTCGGCGTCCATATCTTTTGTAATCGGAAGCAAGGTAAACGGCCCTATTGACTGGGGCGGACGTGATTTCTGGACCAAATGGTTGATGCTGATCGTAGGTGGTTTCCTGGTAACATCCGCTGCAAATACTTTCAACGAGATAATCGAGAAAGACCTTGACCGGCTAATGAAACGCACATCAGACCGCCCGATGCCGGCTGGCCGTATGACGACCGGACAAGGATTGGTGATAGGGTTATTTATGGCGCTGTTTGGCACTTACTTGCTGGGCAAGCTCAACCTTACCACTGGTTACTTGTCGGTATTCTCCATAATCCTATATGCTTTTGTATATACACCACTGAAACGCAAATCGCCTATTGCGGTGTTTGTTGGTGCTATACCGGGTGCTTTGCCACCACTTATTGGATACGTTGCTGCACATCCTAAGATTGATGAGATAGCGCTGATTTTGTTCGGGATACAGTTCGTTTGGCAGTTTGTACATTTCTGGGCAATTGCCTGGGTACTGGACGACGACTATAAGCTTGCCGGCTTCCGCTTGCTTCCTACAGGCAAGCGCGATCTCACAAGCGCCATAGTTACGTTCATATTTGCCGTGATCATGTTCCCGGTAAGTTTACTGCCAACTATTTATGGTTACGGCGGTTACTTGGTAGGGGCGGTATCTGTAGTTATGAGTACCTTATTCTTGTACCAGGCTTATAACCTTCTAAAGATGCGCGACATCAAGGCAGCACAGAAGCTGATGTTCGGCTCTTTTTATTACTTGCCGGTGGTGCAACTTATGTTTTTGTTTGATTTTATAGGAAAAGTAAAATGA
- a CDS encoding DUF3341 domain-containing protein has protein sequence MSSTKFILGLFDDPDDMMHGIEKLQKNSIPIYDVYTPMPIHGIEDKLGVKESRLGYAAFCFGCLGATVIFSILYYTLVHDWPMNVGGKPHFAMPNFVPFTFEWTILFTAFGMTLTFFAATHLFPGRAPRVMDLRATDDRFVIAVDAKGNVPHEDITNLLKEAGAVEVKHNNRKYVSYE, from the coding sequence ATGAGTAGCACAAAATTTATATTAGGCTTATTTGATGATCCCGATGATATGATGCACGGGATAGAGAAGCTACAGAAAAATAGCATCCCGATTTATGACGTGTACACCCCAATGCCTATCCACGGTATTGAGGATAAGCTGGGCGTTAAGGAGTCTCGTTTGGGCTACGCCGCTTTTTGCTTTGGCTGTCTGGGCGCAACCGTAATATTTAGTATCCTTTATTACACGCTTGTGCATGACTGGCCGATGAACGTTGGTGGTAAACCGCACTTTGCAATGCCTAACTTTGTCCCTTTTACATTTGAGTGGACAATTTTATTCACCGCTTTTGGTATGACACTTACCTTTTTCGCAGCAACACACCTTTTCCCTGGCCGTGCGCCAAGGGTAATGGACCTGCGTGCTACCGATGACCGCTTCGTGATAGCAGTAGACGCTAAAGGAAACGTACCTCACGAGGATATAACCAATTTATTAAAAGAAGCAGGAGCTGTAGAAGTAAAGCATAACAACAGAAAATATGTTAGCTATGAATAA
- a CDS encoding cytochrome c oxidase subunit I yields the protein MSTLSVHDHGVAHHEDDHGHHHHNETFLTKYIFSQDHKMIAKQFLVTGITMAVIAMVLSILFRIQLAYPDQAFPFMETLLGRFAPGGRLDSNFYLSLVTIHGTIMVFFVLTAGLSGTFSNLLIPLQLGARDMASPFMNMLSYWFFFLASVIMLSSFMVQKGPASGGWTIYPPLSALPKAMPGSGMGMTLWLISMVFFIASSLMGAINYVSTVLNMRTKGMDLWKMPLTIWAFFLTAILGILAFPVLVAGVVLLVFDRSFGTSFYLSEIVLNSSQVQPYEGGSPILFQHLFWFLGHPEVYIVIMPAMGISSEVMSVNSRKPIFGYHAMVYSLIGITVLSFIVWGHHMFVTGMNPFLGGVFMITTLIIAVPSAVKTFNWLATLWRGNIRFTAAMLFAIGMVSFFISGGLTGIFLGNAALDINLHDTYFVVAHFHLVMGSAAIFGMLAGVYHWFPKMYGRMMNERLGYLHFWLTFIGAYLVFFPMHFMGLDGVPRRYYAFTEFESMKRWLSVNTFVTWAAIMSAVAQVAFLFNFIYSIFFGKKATQNPWQANTLEWTAPVEHIHGNWPGEIPTVYRWPYDYSKPGAEEDYIQQTVPLSQTMSSNLPHDFEDNPVGLEAHANWVSTQKSNEEVK from the coding sequence ATGTCAACATTATCAGTTCACGATCACGGAGTAGCACATCACGAAGACGATCACGGACACCATCATCATAATGAAACGTTCCTGACCAAATATATATTCAGCCAGGATCACAAAATGATTGCCAAGCAGTTCCTGGTTACAGGTATTACCATGGCAGTTATAGCGATGGTTTTATCTATACTTTTTAGAATTCAGTTAGCTTATCCTGATCAGGCTTTCCCTTTTATGGAGACCCTTTTAGGAAGGTTTGCTCCTGGTGGCCGTTTAGATTCTAACTTCTACCTGTCACTGGTTACCATTCACGGTACCATCATGGTATTCTTTGTACTTACTGCGGGTTTGAGCGGTACTTTCAGTAACCTGCTTATCCCATTGCAATTAGGTGCCCGCGATATGGCATCGCCATTCATGAACATGCTGTCTTACTGGTTCTTCTTTTTAGCCAGTGTTATCATGCTATCATCATTTATGGTTCAAAAAGGCCCTGCCAGCGGTGGTTGGACAATTTACCCGCCATTATCTGCACTACCTAAGGCAATGCCTGGTTCAGGTATGGGTATGACGTTATGGTTGATCAGCATGGTGTTCTTTATCGCCTCGTCATTGATGGGCGCTATAAACTACGTTAGTACCGTATTGAATATGCGTACTAAGGGTATGGATCTTTGGAAAATGCCGTTAACTATCTGGGCGTTCTTCCTTACCGCTATCTTGGGTATCCTCGCATTCCCTGTACTTGTTGCAGGTGTGGTATTGCTTGTGTTTGACCGTAGCTTTGGTACAAGTTTCTACCTTTCAGAGATTGTGTTAAACAGCAGCCAGGTTCAGCCTTATGAAGGTGGTAGCCCAATCTTGTTCCAGCACTTGTTCTGGTTCCTGGGTCACCCTGAGGTATACATTGTAATTATGCCTGCTATGGGTATATCATCAGAAGTAATGTCTGTAAATTCGCGTAAACCAATCTTTGGTTACCACGCGATGGTTTACTCCCTGATAGGTATTACAGTACTGTCGTTCATTGTTTGGGGTCACCACATGTTTGTGACGGGTATGAACCCGTTCCTGGGTGGTGTGTTCATGATTACCACCCTGATCATCGCGGTACCATCAGCTGTAAAGACTTTCAACTGGCTGGCAACATTGTGGCGCGGTAATATCCGTTTCACCGCTGCTATGCTGTTTGCAATCGGTATGGTGTCTTTCTTTATCTCAGGTGGTTTAACAGGTATCTTCCTTGGTAATGCTGCGTTGGACATCAACCTGCATGATACCTATTTCGTGGTAGCTCACTTCCACCTTGTAATGGGTTCCGCAGCTATATTTGGTATGCTTGCCGGTGTTTACCACTGGTTCCCTAAAATGTATGGCCGCATGATGAACGAGCGCTTGGGTTACCTGCACTTTTGGCTTACCTTTATTGGTGCTTATCTAGTGTTCTTCCCAATGCACTTTATGGGTCTTGATGGTGTACCACGTCGCTACTACGCTTTCACAGAGTTTGAGTCGATGAAGCGTTGGTTATCTGTAAACACATTTGTTACATGGGCAGCTATCATGTCAGCAGTAGCTCAGGTTGCATTCTTGTTCAACTTCATCTACTCCATATTCTTTGGTAAGAAAGCAACTCAGAACCCTTGGCAAGCAAATACATTGGAGTGGACAGCACCTGTTGAGCACATCCATGGTAACTGGCCTGGTGAAATACCAACTGTTTATCGTTGGCCATATGACTACAGCAAGCCCGGCGCAGAAGAGGATTACATCCAGCAAACTGTACCGCTATCACAAACTATGAGCTCTAACCTTCCGCATGACTTTGAGGACAACCCTGTTGGCCTGGAAGCACACGCAAACTGGGTAAGTACTCAAAAGAGCAACGAAGAAGTAAAGTAA
- a CDS encoding SCO family protein, with protein sequence MLKTSLPKKIVILVMILALPGFLYYLLTAKGKNRYKPLPFYGPKEVAKTGHKFHGKYIPDTIYHKVGDFKLTDQNGAGVTAATFDKKIFVANFFYTSCADVCKTVNTNLGGLVKNYRNNKMVNFVTVTIDPEHDNVAALKNYASQFREAGKWLFLTGDTTNIYNLSRNGLLVNAFKTADGSFALDDKLVLVDAEKRIRGYYSGTSTTDMVKLNDEIKVLISEELRKVDKALY encoded by the coding sequence ATGCTTAAAACAAGCCTTCCTAAAAAGATAGTAATCCTGGTAATGATATTAGCATTACCGGGATTTTTATATTATTTACTAACCGCAAAGGGCAAAAACCGGTATAAACCGCTGCCATTTTACGGCCCTAAAGAAGTTGCTAAAACCGGCCATAAGTTTCATGGCAAGTACATACCAGACACCATTTACCACAAGGTTGGCGACTTTAAGTTAACAGACCAAAACGGCGCTGGAGTTACAGCTGCTACTTTCGACAAAAAGATTTTTGTCGCTAACTTTTTTTACACCAGCTGTGCTGATGTATGTAAAACGGTAAACACTAACCTTGGTGGCTTGGTGAAAAACTATCGTAATAACAAAATGGTAAACTTTGTTACAGTTACCATTGATCCTGAACATGACAACGTTGCCGCACTGAAGAATTATGCATCACAGTTTAGGGAAGCCGGCAAGTGGCTTTTTCTTACCGGTGATACTACAAACATCTACAACCTGTCACGCAATGGTTTGCTTGTAAATGCTTTTAAAACGGCGGATGGCTCTTTCGCGCTCGACGATAAATTAGTGCTGGTAGATGCAGAAAAACGCATACGCGGGTATTATTCGGGCACGTCAACTACGGACATGGTTAAGCTGAATGACGAAATAAAAGTGCTGATATCTGAAGAGTTGCGCAAGGTAGACAAAGCCTTATATTAA